The DNA region AATGTCAGAAAGGTTTCATCGCTGGATCTGGAATTTTCAGAGCTGCTGCTGTGTGATGTTACCTCACCAGAGACAAGGACTAGACTCTCCGACTAACTGCTTTTTGGTCCCTCCCTCTGCCCTTAGCCCTTAATTGGTTGAAGGGTGGACATTTGACATTTTACCAGCTTTACACAGTGCAGAGAAGGGTATAGACAGGTAACCATGTAACCCCTTCTGCTACATTTAGGCTCAGTGCATGCAGGAAACAACTACATAACAGATGACAAAGCCTTGTTCAATTTGACAGCCTTTAACTGCATTGTTGTGATACACAACTAGGAAAAATGTATGAGATTAAACTAAGTATCTACATGTAACTGACACTTAGATGGCAATGTCATGATCACAACACTTTTAATACCTATTGCTACATTACAGGTGGGACCACTAAGCAATCCTTTTCTCTTCTAGTAATGTGATCGTTTTTCTGAGCTGGATCACTGTCTTCTGGGATTCGTAGTGCACCAACAGACTTCTGCAGGTACTAAGAGGACAGGAGGTCGCGGTGTGAGATCAGCCCACAGGTTAATGCTGTACTCAGCTTGCTATGAAATTGTGGAGTTTGTGAAATCTCTCAACAGTGTTTGCTCTTTCTCAGCCCTATCTCTTCAAAATGGAAGCTGTATGCAGTATATGGGGCTTTATCTGTTTCTAAAACACACCCCTgggctgtgtcctattggcctaGGAGCGTCAACATAAACCAGCAAATGATTGTGTTAACCCGGGGTCATGtgatagctgcaaggtatgctggatATACCCTGACATGTGGGCACCAGGTTATCATGTGTGTTATTATTGCATACATAGGCTCACATGATCCAAACCTGACAATGTTCAAAAGTTTATCTCTTTTCTCTTGCATTTCTATCAGCTACAGTAGGACAAAATCAATATCACAGCCTAGATTAAATCAGAAATACTGAATTAAAAGCCAAATATTAATTTCAGGACATTTTATTGCcttcaaaaataaaaagtattattGTATGCTTTAATACAGATCCTGAACTCTTCTAAATGATCCAACCTTTGGGCTCACAGCACCCCAATCAGAATATTTCCTGTACTCTCCAGGTCTCAGGTAATACTGGTGACCTCGAAAAGTGGGCAATTCATAGAAGATCCAGTGTCCCTCAAGCACATTGCAGGAATTGATGTCATTGTATTTAAATTCTTCATAAACTTGTGGGCAATCTTTTGTGAATTCTTCTGTGTGGCCCCTAAAGTCTTCTCTCTCATAGATTCTAATGCGGAAATTTCCACGATGCTGAAATATACAATTATAACattattgcaaaaatgttttcataaaattttgtctGAATAAATAGTCTGCAGATTTATATATTATGTTTAAAGGGGATCTATCAAATGCTATTCTTGTTCCAAACTGCTCACGCTGTTATATAATTATGGTTTCACAAGGTTGTCCCATGCTCCATGTTCTGGCACAATGAAACGGGGGCTCTACAGTAGGGGAAGGTGGCAATGATTCCCCCAGGACATTTACTGGGGTACACTTGATGTTAGAAGGAATTGGTCAGCTGCAAATCacgttccaaactgctgacactgtttaATAGCTGATAAGACAAgaagacacatggtacctttcatatataTGTCTGTGCACCCATGACATAGAAGAAGGCTTTTATACTCTGGTGCGTTCCCAAGACCCTGAAGTACTGagggctgacacgcctcctcccttCTATCCTTgttcctgcttgattgacagtcagggctCAACTTCCAGTACCCAGCCCTGTTTCCAATGTGTGTGCATACAAATTGTGAGTAGGTGTGAGATAAGGAAACAGGACTCAGCCTCCagataaaagcatttttctacattatggaagcacatacagatatatgaaaggtaccataTGTCTTCTTGTCCTAACAGGTAGCTAGCAGTGTCAAcagtttggaatgtgaattgcagctgacagattccctttaacactAATAGTTCCCAGGTGAGTTTTCCAGGGGAATCTTTACCACATTTCCCTACTGTACAGCTCCCCTTTCACTGCATCATCCTACAGAGTATAGAACAGGGTCAGATTCACTTTTTCAGAAATGCGGCATGCTATAgctatgaattttttttaccaagtaTGCAGCATTTTTCCTCCCTAAGACCTCTATATGGTGGGAAAAAAAGCAGAGCAGCATTTTTCtagaattttcttttttcatacaCTTCCAAAGAGATGTTAAATCACATAACTTGCAATGAGAAAATACAGTTGGAAAATGgtcacacaaaaataaataaataaataaataaaaaaaaaaataaaaaaaataaaaaaaaatatatatatagatatatatatatatattattttttatttatttatttattaattttttttgtgtgaccatttTCCAACTGTATTTTCTCATTGCAAGTTATGtgatttaacatatatatatatatatatatatatatatatatatatatataaatatatatatatatatattatatatatatatatatatatatatatatatatatatatatatatatatatataataaaaacggAGTTGCAGCAGAACCAGGGGTGAGAAATAGTAAGGTGGTGCAGGCGGCCAGTAGTCCCTGGTCACAGGTCCAAATCCAGACAAAAAACAGAATGGCTGCAGCACTCAAGATGTGGTGAAAAAAAACAGGTGGTagctatgtcagcagagagcactgtggtcagacagaaaataaattaaaaaagaaaagaacttcctgtggagcataatgcagctgataagtactggaagggttaagatttttaaatagaagtaatttacaaatatgtttaactttctggcaccagttgatttaaaaaaatatatagtttttcaccagagtactcctttaatgacagGAGTGAGCGCACAGGTATGCactgcatccttaacaggttaaactaacagtgctataaaataaataaataataataataatctctgaTGTATTAGGACATCCCAACACAGCTCATTGCTGTGTTATATAACCATGACTAGCTCTGTATTCATGACAATAAAGTCGGATTACTGTTCTATGTTATTATAGCCAGAAACAAATCTTCTGACTAGACAACAATGTGATTTACATTTCTATATACTGCATTTTTGTTTGCCTAGATGATAACCTACCTGAGGAATGATACGACAAGAACAGATTGAGTCATTGAACCCCATCCAGTGCTTAAAATCAGGATATTCTCCTTTTCTTAAGAAGTACTGGTGCCCCTGGTTGTTGGCACGTTCATACACCATCCAGTTTCCATTTTCCACTTTGATAGAGTTGCAGCGGCTGAAATGGGAATGAAGATCTGTGTTGTCAGCGCTGCACTCATAGGAGCGACCTTGGAAGTTTTTGTCTTCATAAAAAATGATCtgtaaaaacaacacaaaaagcgtaaaattagCAGTAACAGAATGTTatctaaaatgtaattttttcattCATAATATGTTGATAATAAAACTTGTCTACGGATGAAACATATGAAACATTTATACCTTGCTAAATTCACAGGTATCTTTTGTGTTTTCAATACAGAGCAGGATGATCATAACAAATATGTGAACATTTATTTTCAATACATAAAATATTTTAGGTGTTACAGCTAACCTTTCCCATTGTGGCTGTAGTATGGACTCCCGATCTCTGAAATGAAACAGTCTAGCTCCTTTTTATTTACATCAGCTAGTGCTGCTACTGCCTAACAAAAGACATTCGAGCTCTTTTTTTCAAAAAGGGTGAGCATGGCTTTTTGttctctgtatacagtagtgctgtgtaaTGGTCATTCATTTAATAATGCTGTGCTGCTTAGAATACTATGGTGTGCAGCAATTTATTCTTTTGTTTATATTTTCCACTGATAGGCACTTATGGGACATGTGTCTATGTCagatatatgacatttttaactCCATAAGTGCCATAAGTATACAGAAAATtttcattttgcaacttttggggggtttgtttttacacagtgcactttgtgGTACAACtgattattttttctgtgagtcACTATGATTAAAATCCTGTTTTTCTATTCATGTACTacttaacaaatttttttttaataaaagacatATGTTTTTTGCATAAGTGGCTGTATTATTGcagatttttttgcattttttgcaatgttgcatatgtgtgacattttgatcactttttataatttttttctggtatatgaagtgaccaaaaatacacaattctggactttttacgtctttatgttattttttcacttttacgccatttattggaaaatgaaaaaagtgagggattacattttttattggaattcacttttattaaaacttttttttacattttttaagtccccacagGGCACTATGTATAGCAAACttgtgattgctaatactgttcagtgctatatatTGCTGTATTCAGAAGAACGGGCGTCCCAGTGGTGTGAAGTCCCCACGATCAGACTCTTATCCCCTGTACTTTGGATAGATGATACATTATCCTAAACTGAAGTACTGCTTAGAAGTGCCCTAATTTGACCcctataaaaaatgttatgtttgtGTCTACTATGCAGCTATTTAAGGGGTTATTTTTTGTGCTGGGATCTTGGGTATTTATTGTACAACTTTTGTGTGTatgtggctttttgatcactttttattccatttgatgtgataaaaaatcagcaatttttggtATTGTTTTGTGTTAACATCATTCACCATATGGGAAAAATGATGCTATTTTTTAtattaccatttatgtttatttatatttaaaaatttacaatttgttttttaacttttattaggcaggaggcttatatatatatatatatatatatatatatatatatatatatatatatatataatctttattattttattcacactttttaagtccccacaggggactattataggcaatcttttgattgtatacgctgttcagtgctatgctatagcatacaATTGATCATTGATATTGGTGCTCTTCTAGTATCAGAATGTGTCAGAAGAGGAGCCATCATGGAGGTAGCAGGAGGCCTCTGGCCACCATGTCAACTCAAGCGACCACGTTGTCGGGGTCCAATAAGACTCCAGAAGCCACCCACACTTGTCAATTTATCTTTTAGATCATCCATGAATCAAGTATAGCTCCTGCTGCGTTAAAGGGGAAATAAATAGGGGGATTGTTCACTTGTAGATAATTATTTAATCAttttttctaattatatatttatttattatttatttcattttttctgaaatgcgatgtgaccaaaaatcaacaTGTTGGACATTTGGCATTCTTTTTTGTTTACACCATTGATGTGCAGAATCAAGAACACTATttttgcacagatttttttttttttattaaccccttcccgctgggTTGAAGCAGACACTAAGCCCAGCAATTAGGGGGAATAGTAAACAGCAATCTATAATATGAAGTGGGAACAAATACGGTAACAGTCCTCAAGTGATCtagtgaggggaggagggggaagaggagggggagaggagaggggaaatagggagaggaagGAATCAGATGTGAATAAAAAAGAGAAATTAGACCATAGAGTAAACAATATattaatttaatgaaaaaatttgataaatacaaaaagggtagatgTGGGCTGGAGGGGGTAATGCAGGGCCCTTGCGATTCCcctccaaaaatgaaaaataaaatataatataataaataggaaaaattcaatataaataaaataaagaaataaatagaaTGTGCaaaatatatgcaaaaataaaacgtcaATCCTGAATCCCCATATGGTGCATATAATGTCCTATAGATCAAAGTTAATGGATATGCATAGACATTCAGGTGCAAAAACTGTCAACACAGATATACGGTGTAATACGAGGCACAGTATTATGGGGCTGCACTGATCCTGTAAAAAATACCATTTTAAAACGTATATTACATATGATAAATAAGTGCAGAAGGTATGTATCCTGTAAAAGAAAGGCACAGCAATATTGTGTATAGATATGTACAGTCCTGTAGGTAAATAAATATTCTGCAGGTTCCTGTTATGCAGTTATGTCCATAGGGTCCTGTGAAGAAATGGCAGTGGGACTATGTCCCTCTCACCCTATCCATCTGGGCAACAGCCTGCTGCAATGTCTACTTTGTTCGCACTGCTGAAGGCACTTCCAGTTGTGCGGGGCGGCTGCTTGTTGGGCAGACCGTCTCACCTAGCGAGCGCACAGGAACAGGAGCGTGTTCGCAGTGGTGAGTGGGTTTAGCATCCTCCATTGGTCTGGCTCCGATCCTGTGTGAGGCAGAGCGATGCTGAGTGCGCtcaggagaaaagaaaaaagcgCTATgtttgaatgctggccagtgatgtCAGTCTCTGTGTTGATAGATAGTCCGTATCAGGCTCTAAAGGGCAGTTGGCGATCTATGGCAAAATCCTGAGGATTCAGGTAAAACACTAGGGCTAGACGTGTTTCAGGAGACTACTCCTTTCTTCAGTAGCTGATTCATGATAGGATTAGTGATCCCTTTATACTACGCAGTGGTCTAAGGTCTAATTAGAAAAAAGAGGAAAGTGGATTGCAGGAAAGGAGAAAAGAGAAAAGCAGGAGTGGATGGGAGGAATGGAGTTGAGAGTGAGGGACATCTGAGCACACCAGGAGGTTTTCTGCAATGTGTTATTGCCCATAAACTAGAATGGACTTGTGTATGATAACGTTACAAGTGAGAGATGGATATCAATgagtttataaatatatatctaataaaacagaaaaataaatgagCAATGGAGGATAATAATAAAGTTTAAATACAATAAactttaaaacaaaataaaatcgaGCACAGAAGGAGGTTTGCTGCATTGTGTTATCTCCCATAAAATGGAATGGACTTGTGTATAAAATTTTTGTATGATAACGTTACAAGTGAGAGATGGATATCAATGAGTTTATAAATATAAATCTAATAATACAGTAAAAATAAATGAGGAATGGAGGATGATAAAGTTTAAAtacaataaagcaaaaaaaaaatcagcgcACAGCAGGAGGTTTGCTGCAATGTGTCAGTGCGCATAAAATAGAATGGACTTGTGTATAATTGTATGATATTTTAGTATGATAGCGTAACAAGTGAGAGAT from Hyla sarda isolate aHylSar1 unplaced genomic scaffold, aHylSar1.hap1 scaffold_3480, whole genome shotgun sequence includes:
- the LOC130331364 gene encoding gamma-crystallin 1-like; the encoded protein is MGKIIFYEDKNFQGRSYECSADNTDLHSHFSRCNSIKVENGNWMVYERANNQGHQYFLRKGEYPDFKHWMGFNDSICSCRIIPQHRGNFRIRIYEREDFRGHTEEFTKDCPQVYEEFKYNDINSCNVLEGHWIFYELPTFRGHQYYLRPGEYRKYSDWGAVSPKVGSFRRVQDLY